CGTACGACCGGGCGCTCGCCGAGGCCGGCGGGGTGGACCTCCAGCTGCTCGGCATCGGCACCGACGGGCACATCGGCTTCAACGAGCCGTGCTCGTCGCTGGCGTCCCGCACCCGTATCAAGACGCTCACCCGGCAGACCCGCGAGGACAACGCCCGGTTCTTCGCAAGCCCGGACGAGGTCCCGCACCATGTCATCACCCAGGGCATCGGCACGATCCTGGAGGCCCGGCACCTGGTGCTGCTGGCCACCGGCGAGGGGAAGGCCGAGGCGGTGGCGCAGACCGTGGAGGGGCCGGTGGCCGCCGTCGTACCGGCGTCGGCGCTGCAACTGCACCCGCACGCCACGGTCGTGGTGGACGAGGCCGCCGCGTCCAAGCTGAAGCTGGCCGACTACTTCCGCGCCACGTACGCCGCGAAGCCGGACTGGCAGGGCATCTGAGGTCTGCCGGGACACGACGGACGGAGGCCGGGAACCCCGCCAGGTTCCCGGCCTCCGTCGTGTGCGTGGGTGTCGTGTTCAGGCGCCCCGGCCGGTCAGGGCCTCGGCCGCCGCCCGGCCGCAGACACGTGCGGCGCCGTACGTGGCGATGTGCGGGCTGCCCTGGGGCTCGGCGTGGTCGACCCCCATCTCGACGACGGCGGTGTCCGGGCGGGCCCGGAGAAGGTCCTCCAGGACGGTCCCCATCCACGGGTGCCGGTGCTGGTCGCGTACGACGGCGACGATCCTGCGACCGGCCGCCGCCGCCAGTACCCCGGCCGCGCCGGCGCCGTTGACGTAGGAGTCGCCCGCGGTGCCGGGCAGCAGCGCGGCCAGCTCGTCGGCGACGCCCCAGGGGGTCTCGTCGCCGACGGCGATGTTCGCGACGGGGGCGAACCGGGCGACGTAGGGCGCCTCCGTAAGAGGCGCGCCCGTGCCGGTCACCCGTACCGCGCGGCGGGCCGCGACCAGTCCGACGTCGGTGCCGGGCGCGGTCCCCTCCTGTACGGCCGCGCCCGGCCCCGAGGACCCCCGCGCCCGCAGCGCCCAGTCGGCCAGGGCGCGTACCCGCGCCGCCGCGTCGGCCAGTCGCTCCTCGGGCAGTTCGCCTTCCCGTACCGCGGCGACCAACGCGTCGCGCAGCCGCAGGACGGTCTCCTCGTCGGCCAGGCCGCCGCCGACGCAGATGGCGTCGACGCCCGCCGCCAGCGCCAGGACGGAACCGCGTCCGATGCCGTACGTCGACGCGATGGCCCGCATCTCGATGCCGTCGGTCACGATGAGGCCCTCGAAGCCCAGGTCCTCACGGAGCAGACCGGTGAGGATCTGCGGGCTGAGGGTGGCGGGGCGGTCCGGGTCGAGCGCCGAGAGCAGGATGTGCGCGCTCATCACCGACCGGGAACCGGCGGCGATCGCCGAGCGGAAGGGCGCCAGTTCACGGGCGTGGAGCGTGTCGGAGTCCACGTCGATACGGGGCAGCGCGAGGTGCGAGTCGACCGCCGTGTCGCCGTGTCCGGGGAAGTGCTTGGTGCAGGCGGCCACCCCGGCGGACTGGAGCCCTTCCACATAGGCGGCCGTGTGGCGGGCGACCAGTGCCGGGTCGGCGCCGAAGGAACGGACGCCGATGACGGGGTTGTCGACGTCCGAGTTGACGTCGGCGGACGGCGCCCAGTTGAGGTTCACGCCGCACGCGGCGAGCCGGGACCCCAGCTCGCGTGCCACGGCGCGGGTCAGCTCCACGTCGTCCACGGAGCCGAGCGCGTAGTTGCCGGGGAAGGACGATCCGTCCCGCACTTCGAGACGGGTGACGTCGCCGCCCTCCTCGTCGATGGCGACGAGGATGTCGTCCCGTTCGGCCCGCAGCCGCGCGGTGAGCGCGGCCAGCTGGTCGGGCGAGCTGATGTTGCGGCCGAACAGGCCGACGGAGGTGAGACCTTCGCCGATCCGCCGCAGCAGCCAGTCCGGTGCGGTCGTGCCGACGAAGCCGGGCTGGAGGACCGTGAGGGCGTCGCGGGTCAGGGTGTCCGAGCTGTGCGTGAGAGTGGTCATACGGCGTTATCCCTTTACCGCGCCGGAGGTCAGCCCGGTCGCCATCTTCTTCTGGATGATCATGAAGAACACCACCACGGGCAGCGCGATCATGGTCGAGGACGCCATCAGCGCCCCGTAGTCGGTGCCGCGCTCGGTGGTGAAGGTCATCAGCCACACGTTGAGCGTGTACTTGGAGTTGTCGTTGATCAGGATGTACGCGAAGAGGTACTCGTTCCACGCGTTGACCAGCGCGAAGATCGACGCCGCCGCGAGGCCGGGGGCGAGCAGCGGGAAGATCACCCGCCGGAAGGCGCCCATGCGCGTACAGCCGTCGACCATGGCCGACTCCTCCAGCTCCACCGGGATGTTCACGACGAAGCCGCGGATCATGATGATCGCGAACGGCAGGGTCGAGACCAGGTAGACGACGATCAGGCCCCAGTACTCGTCCAGGCCGCCCATCGCGTTGAGCTGGGCGTAGATGGGGATCAGCATCGCCGTCGGCGGCAGCATCTGGACGAGGATGAGCACCATCAGCAGCGCGCGGCGGCCGAAGAACCGGAACCGGCCGATGGCGAGGGCCGCCAGGGTCGCGATGATCATGCCGCCGAGGACCGCGGTGACCGAGACGATCAGGCTGGACTGGACGGCGGTGCCGAAGTTCGGCTGGTCGACCGCGCGGACGAAGTTGTCGAAGGTCAGCGACGACGGCCAGAGCGTCTGGTCGTACGACCGGATCTCGTGGTTGGGCCGCAGCGCGCTGATGATCAGCCAGTACACCGGGAACGCCATGACGACGGCGAACAGCAGGCCCAGGACGTCGTAGACCGTACGGCTCTTCTTGCGGTCCGGGCGCAGCGTCTGCCCGGTCTTCACAGGGGCCGGGAGGGGCGCGGGCGCGGTGGTGGAGGTACTCATTCGACCTCTCCTGTCTTCATCAGCTGACGCAGGTAGAACACGGCCACGCCGGAGAGCAGCACAACGGTGATCAGGGCGATCGCGCTGCCCTGGCTGAAGGAGGTGGACTCGAACGCCTTGGAGAACGAGTAGAGCCCGAGGGTCTCGTACTCAGGTTCGGGCTTGTTGCCGCGCAGCAGCCAGATCTGGCCGAATACGTTGAAGTCCCAGATCACCGAGAGCGTGGTGACCATGACGAAGACCGGGCGGATGACGGGCCAGGTGACGAAGCGGAAGATGCCGGCGACGTTGGCGCCGTCGAGGGCCGCCGCCTCCTCCAGTTCGCGGGGGACCTGGGTGAGGGCCGCGTACAGCGTGATCACGACGAACGGGATCGCGCCCCAGACGACGAGCAGGGTGATGATCGCGAAGCCCTGCCAGGGGTCGAGGAACCAGTTGTGGCCGAGGAAGTCCTCGCCGGCGACCTTGGCTATCAGGGTGTTCAGCAGGCCGTAGTCGGAGTCGGACAGCCAGCGGAAGATCGAGGCGGCGACCATCAGGGGCATCGACCAGGCGGCGATCAGCGCCGCGGTCAGCGTCAGGCGTACCCAGGTGGTCAGCCGGGTCATCATCAGGGCGACCAGCAGGCCGATGGCCATGGTGAGTCCGACGCAGACGACCATGAACAGGACGGTGCGGCCGGTGACATACCAGAACTCGGAGTCGGCGAGGATGTTGGTGAACTGCTCGAAACCGACCCAGGGGGCCGGCTCCCCCGTCCAGAGTTCACGCCGTCCCATGTCCTGGAAGGACATGATCACGGTCTTGGTGAGCGGGAACGCGTACACGGCGGCGATGGCGATGATCGCCGGGAGAATCAGCAGGAACGGAAGGAGTTCGCCCTTCTTGCGGCGTCTCTTCCCTGTGGTCCGGTCCGTTCCCCTCTCGGGGGCGGGCCGGCCGGGTGTCCCTTTCGGGTCACGCGGTACCGGGGGCGCCGGGGGTCCGGCGGCCTCCTGCGTGTCGGCAGCAGTCACGTGACTGACCTTCCGTTTGATTCTCTGCATTCTCTGCACCGAATCCGCGCCCGAAAAAAGGCGGGGAGCGGGGGCCGGTGATGACCGGGCCCCGCCCACCCGCCGGTGAGCCGACGGGCCTCCGGGGGCGGGGGCGCCGGAGGCCCTGGCGCTCAGGACCCTGGGGCGGGGGCGCGTGACCCGGGGGTGCGGGTCACGGCCCCGGCCGGGACCGCGTGGGTCAGGACTGCTCGTTGATCAGTTCGTCGATCTTGGCGTCGGCGGCCTTCGTGGCGTCGGCCACGGAGTCACCCTTGAGGATGTCCAGGAGCATGTTCTCCAGGACCTCCTCCTTCTCGATGGACGTCCAGCCGGGCGCGATCGGGGTGAACCACGCGTCGGGCACCGCGTTGGCGATCGGGGCCGTCTCCGGCTTCGCCTTCAGGGGCTCCAGCTGCTTCTCGTTGTTCGGGAGGATGTTCTTGCCCGCGAGGACCTCCATGGACTTCTCGCTGGTGAACAGCGAGACCCATTCCTCGGCCAGGTCCTGGACCTTGGACTTGCTGGTGATGGCGAGGTCGGAGCCGCCGATGAAGGAGGGCAGCGCCTTGCCGTTCGGGCCGGGCATTCCGGCGGTGAGGATCTTGCCCTCAAGCTTGGGGTTGCCGTTGTTCGCGCCGTCGACGACGGAGCCGGACTCCCAGCCGTTGCCGTAGATGAGGGCCGCCTTCTCGTTGGCCATCACGTTGGCGTGGTCCTGCTCGTCCTTCGTCTGGTCGGCCTTGTTGTACTTCTTGACCAGGTCGACGAAGTGCTGGATGCCCTTCTGCGCCTCGGGCGTGGAGAGCGACGCCTTCCACTGCGCCTCGCCCTCGTCGTACTTGGCTATCGCGCCGTCGTACGCGGCGACGTAGGACATGGCGGCGTACCAGTAACGGCCCGGCAGGTAGAGGCTGGAGGAGCGCTTGTCCTTCTTGCCGTTCTCCTTCGCGACCTTGTCCATGGCCGCGAGCATCTCGGTCTCGGTCGTGGGCAGCGTGTCGAGGCCGGCGCCCTTCTTGAGCATGTCCTTGTTGTAGATCGCCACGCGCGCACCGGCGTAGTAGGGCACGCAGAACTGCTTGCCCTCGTAGGTGCAGGTGTCCTTGAGGCCCTGGATCCAGGTGTCCGAGTTGTCGTACTTCTCGGGGTCGATCTCGGCGACCGCGCCGTTGAGGATGTACTGCATGGTCTCGGTGTTGCCGAGCTCGACGACATCCGGGAACTTGTCGCCGCCGAGGGCGGTGTCGAGCTTCTTGGCCTTGTCCGCCCACTGCTGGTACTGGACGTCGACCTTGACCTTCGGGTACTTCGCCTTGAACTGCGCGTTGACATCCTTGACCAGTTCCGGCCAGGTGCTCTGCGCGTCGACCATCAGCCAGACAGTGACTGTGTCACTACGGTCCTTCGGGTCCTTCGCCGCACCACTGTCGTCCGATCCGCACGCCGCGATCGAGAACATCATGCCCGCGACACCGATCGCCGCGATGAGCTTGCGCTTCACGCCACACCCTCCTCAGGGACTGCTGCAACCCCCTCCCCACCGCGAAGAATTACGACGAGTACCACCGGGGCTGAGACCTGGCCTTTAATGGTTTAGACCAGTACGGGGAGCTTGGCCTAGACCTTTAGGGGTGTCAAGGGTGTATAAGAGGGCTGTCGCGTCCGTTATCGGACCGACACCTGGATCGGGCAGACGACCCGCGACCGGACCGTGCCACGATGTGAGCCGCGACAGACGGAGGAGCCGGTGACGGCAGCAGCGCAGGAGTCGGGAAGGCAGGCCATGGCCACGGACGGGGGCAGTACCGAGAGCGAGAGCGGGGCGGCCACCCGAACCGCCCGCGTGCCCAAGTATTACCGATTGAAGCGTCACTTGCTGGACATCACGGAGACTCTTCCGCCGGGCACGCCCGTACCGCCCGAGCGCACCCTGGCGGCGGAGTTCGACACCTCGCGCACCACCGTGCGCCAGGCCCTCCAGGAGCTGGTCGTGGAGGGCAGGCTGGAGCGGATCCAGGGCAAGGGCACCTTCGTGGCCAAGCCCAAGGTCTCGCAGGCGCTCCAGCTCACCTCGTACACCGAGGACATGCGGGCGCAGGGCCTGGAGCCCACCTCGCAACTGCTGGACATCGGCTACGTCACCGCCGACGACACGCTCGCCGGGCTGCTCGACATCACCACGGGCGGGCGCGTGCTGCGGATCGAGCGGCTGCGGCTGGCGAGCGGCGAGCCGATGGCCATCGAGACCACGCACCTTTCGGCCAAACGCTTCCCGGCGCTGCGCCGGTCGCTCGTCAAGTACACCTCGCTCTACACGGCACTGGCCGAGGTGTACGGGGTGCATCTGGCGGAGGCCGAGGAGACGATCGAGACGTCGCTGGCGACACCGCGCGAGGCGGGACTGCTGGGGACGGACGTGGGCCTGCCCATGCTGATGCTCTCGCGGCACTCGATCGACACGGCCGGGGAGCCGGTGGAGTGGGTGCGGTCGGTGTACCGGGGGGACCGGTACAAGTTCGTGGCGCGACTGCGCAGGCCGACCGACTGAGACGGGGGCACGGGGCCGCACGGCGCGCGCGGGGGGCATCGGCGGCGAAGGCCGGGGCCGACCGGCTCGGAAGCGCGGGCGGGTGACGACGGGCTCGGGGCAGGGGCCGGTGACGACCCGCTCGGGCCGAGGGCCGCGCCGGCCGGCTCGGAGCGGAGCCCCACCGGCGATCGACCACGAAGGGCGGGACGGCCGATATCGGCCAACCTTCGGCCCGGTGTGTGAACGCCCCGTGGAACGGGGCATGTTCAGCCCCTGGCGCACCGTCACCTCCCTGGTTCCCGTACGCCGTCGCCGTGTCGTTCGTGCGGGCGAGGGGGGTGACGCGTGACGAGACGGTCCCTTAGATTTCCTGCGAGTTTCAGCAGGTGACCACTGAGGGGACGACTCGCCATGCAAGAGCCGGCACCAGCACGTGCCACACAGGACTCGTCCGGGCGTCTCACGCCGAAATCGATCGCGATCTGGGCGCTCGTCGCCCTGGTGGGCGCGGTCGGCTGGGGTGTTCTCGCCCTGTCGCGCGGTGAGGACATCTCCGCCGCGTGGATGCTGGCGGCGGCACTCGGGTCGTACGCGATCGCCTACCGCTTCTACTCCAGATTCATCGCGAACCGGGTGCTGAAGGTCGACCGGACGCGGGCCACACCCGCCGAACGGCTCGACAACGGCGTGGACTTCCACCCAACCGACCGGCGCGTGCTCTTCGGGCACCACTTCGCCGCCGTCGCGGGCGCGGGACCGCTCGTCGGTCCGGTGCTGGCCGCGCAGATGGGCTATCTGCCGGGCACCATCTGGATCGTCGCGGGCGTGATCTTCGCGGGCGCGGTCCAGGACATGGTCACGCTGTTCTTCTCCACGCGCCGCGACGGCCGTTCGCTCGGCCAGATCGCGCGCGACGAGATAGGGCCGTTCGGTGGCGCCGCCGCGCTGATCGCGGTCTTCCTCATCATGATCATCCTGCTCGCGGTGCTGGCCCTGGTCATCGTCAACGCGCTCGCCGACTCGCCGTGGGGTGTCTTCTCCATCGCGATGACCATCCCGATCGCACTCTTCATGGGCGTGTATCTGCGGGTGCTGCGGCCGGGCCGCGTCAGTGAGGTCTCACTGATCGGTGTGGCGCTGCTGCTGCTCGCGATCGTGGCGGGCGGCTGGGTCGCGGAGTCCTCGCTCGCCGGCACGTTCACGCTGGAGGCCGGCACGCTGGTCATCTGGATGGTGGTCTACGGCTTCCTCGCCTCCGTCCTGCCGGTCTGGATGCTGCTGGCGCCGCGCGACTACCTGTCGACGTTCATGAAGGTCGGCACGATCGCGCTGCTGGCGATCGGTGTGGTCGTCGCGCTGCCGACGATGAAGATGGACGCGATCACCGACTTCGCGAGCCGGGGCGACGGTCCGGTGTTCGCCGGTTCGATGTTCCCGTTCGTCTTCATCACCATCGCGTGCGGGGCGCTGTCCGGTTTCCACTCGCTCATCGCCTCGGGCACCACGCCGAAGATGGTGCAGAAGGAGACCCAGATCCGGATGATCGGGTACGGGGCGATGCTCACCGAGTCGTTCGTCGCCATCATGGCGATGATCACGGCGTGCGTCATCGACCCGGGGCTGTACTTCGCGGTCAACTCCCCCGCCGGAGTCATCGGCGGCACGGTCGAGTCCGCCTCCCAGGCCGTCGCGAATCTCGGCTTCACGATCTCGCCGGACCAGCTCGCCCGGGCGGCCAAGGACGTCGAGGAGTCGAGCCTGCTCTCCCGTACGGGCGGCGCGCCGACCTTCGCGCTCGGGATGTCGGACATCTTCTCGTCGGTGATCGGCGGCGCGGGGATGAAGGCGTTCTGGTACCACTTCGCGATCATGTTCGAGGCGCTGTTCATCCTGACGACGGTGGACGCGGGCACGCGGGTGGGGCGCTTCATGCTCCAGGACATGCTCGGCAACGTGTACAAGCCGATGCGCCAGGTCAGCTGGAAGCCCGGCGTCTGGTTCGCCAGCGCCGTGGTGGTCGGCGCGTGGGGCTACTTCCTCTGGGTCGGGGTGCACGACCCGCTGGGCGGCATCAACCAGCTCTTCCCGCTGTTCGGCATCGCGAACCAGCTGCTGGCGGCGGTGGCGCTGGCCGTCTGTACGACGCTGCTGGTGAAGTCGGGACGGCTGAAATGGGCCTGGGTGACGGCGGTCCCGCTCGCCTGGGACGCGGCGGTCACGCTCACCGCGAGCTGGCAGAAAATCTTCTCCGACGATCCGAAGGTCGGCTTCTTCACCCAGCGCGACGTGTACCTGACGGGCATCGAGAACGGCGAGGTGATCCCGCCCGCCAAGACGATGGACGACATGCACACGGTCGTCACCAACTCCACGGTGGACGGCGTCCTCTGCGCGCTCTTCGCGATCCTGATCATCGTCGTGATCGCGGACGCGGGCCGGGTCTGCTACCGGGCGATCCGCCACCCCGAGAGCGTGAAGCTCTCGGAGACGCCGTACGTGAAGTCCGAACTGGTCGCGCCGGCGGGCATGTTCGCGACCCCGGAGGAGAAGGCGGAACTGGCGGCGGCGGAGGCCCGCACGAAGGCACCCAGCGGGGCGGGCGCGTCATGACGCCGGCGGCGAAGGTACGCCACGCGGTGGGCCGGGTCCGCTGGTACGTACGGGAGCTGACGGGCGAGTCCGCGTACGACCACTACGTGGCGCACACCCGCGCCTGTGACCCCACGGCGGAGCCGATGACCCGGCGCGCCTTCGAACGGAGCCGCACGGACGCCCGGGAGGCGGACCCGAGGGAAGGGTTCCGCTGCTGCTGAGCGAGCCGGTGAGGGGCCGCCGTCTCCCGACGAGGGGACGGCGGCCCTTCGCCGTTGATCGCCGCGCACCATGCAGCCGTGCAAGGTGCTTCCGACGACAGCGGCGACCTCCGACAACGCCCCTCTCGTCCCGTGTCGCACACTGCTGTCATGAAACAGGTGATACAGCCGGAGACCGGCTTTCTGATACGGGCGGCCGAGGCCGCCGAGCATGGCCTTCTCGGGGAGATCACCGCGCGGGCCTATCTGGACGACGGGCTGCTGGACTTCGGGGAGGACGACCCGTATCTGGCGAGCCTGCGGGACGTCGCCGCGCGCGCCGCCGGGGCCGAGGTGCTCGTGGCCGCCGGGGCGGACGGGGAAGTGCTCGGCGGGGTGACGTACGCCGCCGGCGGGACCGCGTGGGCCAATGTGGCCGGGGCGGGCGAGGCCGAGTTCCGCATGCTGGCCGTGGCGTCCGCCGCCCGGGGCCGGGGTGTCGGCAAGGCGCTGGTGCTGGCCTGTGTGGAGCGCGCGCGGGCCACCGAGGGGTGTGTACGGGTGCGGCTGTCGACCCACGAGAAGATGCGGGCCGCCCACCGGATCTACGAGCGGCTGGGCTTCGTACGGACCCCGGAACGGGACTGGGCACCGTACGAGGAGCTCGCGCCGCTGCTCACCTACCGCCTGGAAATCCAAGGCCCGTAGGGGCTCTTTCCGGGCAAGGCGAAACACCTCTGACACAACATGTGGGGGGTGCCGCTCCCCACGGGCCCCACATGTATGCTCAAGTCTGCTGTCGCCGCAGGAGAATCCGGTGCAAATCCGGAACTGTCCCGCAACGGTGTGCTGTGGTGCGCTTTGCCGCGCCCGCGAGTCCGAGCACCTGCCGACGGCGCATCCGGTTCGACCGAGCCGGGTGCCGAGACGTCCGGGCCTCGAGGTTGGGCCGGTGACGCCGCGCCGCGCGCTGCCCGCATCCGGGACGGCGTACGCGGGCGCGCGCCGCCGTGCCCCTTCTCTCCTGACCCAGAGCCGAGCGAGGGAGAGCACCACGTGACCATCGCGCCAGCCGATCCGGCTTCAGCGATCGCCGACCGGGGACAGGAAGAGCGGGGACAGGAAGAGCGGGTCCAGGCAGAGCGGGAACGGGACCAGCCGGGACGGGGCACCGCCGCTGCGTCCGGCGGGGCGGCCCACGAGACCGCCGACGCGCCCGGCACGGGCCTGCTGCGGACCCTCACCGGCCTCACCGCCGACCTGCCCGACACCGACCCCGGCAAGGTCGCCGCCGCCGCTCTCCGGGGTCGTAACGCCGCCTCCGACGAGGCCGAGCTGCGGCAGCTCGCCACCGAGGCCGCCGCCGGGCTGATCTCCGAGGACCCCGCTTACTCCCGCCTCGCCGCCCGTCTCCTCACCCGCACCATCGCGGACGAGGCCGCCGGCCAGGGCGCCGTGTCGTTCTCGTCCTCGATCGCCGTGGGCCACGCGGAGGGCCTGATCGCCGACCGTACGGCCGCGTTCGTCACACGCCACGCCGCCCGCCTCGACGCGCTGATCGACCCCGCCGCCGACGACCGCTTCGGCTACTTCGGCCTGCGCACGCTGTTCAGCCGCTATCTGCTGCGGCACCCGATCACCCGCGATGTCATCGAGACGCCGCAGTACTTCATGCTGCGTGTCGCCTCCGGGCTGGCCAAGGACGACTCCCCGGCCGCCGTGGACGAGGTCGCCGCGCTGTACGGCCTGATGAGCCGGCTCGACTACCTCCCCTCCTCCCCCACCCTCTTCAACTCCGGCACCCGCCATCCCCAGATGTCGTCCTGCTATCTGCTGGACTCCCCGCTGGACGAGCTGGACTCGATCTACGACCGCTACCACCAGGTGGCCCGCCTCTCGAAGCACGCGGGCGGCATCGGCCTCTCGTACTCCCGTATCCGCGCGCGTGGTTCGCTGATCCGGGGCACCAACGGGCACTCCAACGGCATCGTGCCGTTCCTGCGCACGCTGGACTCCTCGGTCGCCGCCGTCAACCAGGGCGGCCGGCGCAAGGGGGCGGCCTGCGTCTATCTGGAGACGTGGCACGCGGACATCGAGGAGTTCCTGGAGCTGCGCGACAACACCGGGGAGGAGGCGCGCCGTACGCACAATCTGAACCTCGCGCACTGGATCCCCGACGAGTTCATGCGCCGGGTCGACACGGACGGCGACTGGTCGCTCTTCTCCCCCTCGGACGTGCCCGAACTGGTCGACCTGTGGGGCGACGACTTCGACGCCGCCTACCGCGCCGCCGAGGCCGCGGGCAAGGCCCGCCGGACCATCGCCGCGCGCGAGCTGTACGGCCGGATGATGCGCACCCTCGCCCAGACCGGCAACGGCTGGATGACCTTCAAGGACGCGTCGAACCGTACGGCGAACCAGACCGCCGAGCCCGGCACCGTCGTGCACTCCTCGAACCTCTGCACCGAGATCCTGGAGGTCACCGACGACGGTGAGACGGCCGTCTGCAACCTCGGCTCGGTCAACGTCGGCGCGTTCGTCACGGAGAGCGGCGAACTGGACTGGGAGCGGCTGGACGACAGCGTCCGCACCGCCGTGACCTTCCTCGACCGGGTCGTGGACATCAACTTCTACCCGACCGAGCAGGCCGGCCGCTCGAACGCCAAGTGGCGCCCCGTGGGCCTCGGCGTGATGGGCCTCCAGGACGTCTTCTTCAAGAAGCGGCTGCCGTTCGACTCCGCCGAGGCCGCCGCGCTCTCCACCCGGATCGCCGAGCGGATCATGCTCGCCGCGTACGAGGCGTCCTGCGACCTCGCCGAGCGCGAGGGCCCGCTGCCCGCCTGGGAGCGGACCCGCGCCGCACGCGGCGTGCTGCACCCGGACCACTACGACGTGACGCCGAACTGGCCGGAGCGGTGGGACGCGCTCAGGGCCCGCGTCGCGACGACCGGCATGCGCAACTCGCTGCTCCTCGCGATCGCGCCGACGGCCACCATCGCCTCGATCGCCGGGGTGTACGAGTGCATCGAGCCGCAGGTGTCCAACCTCTTCAAGCGCGAGACGCTGTCGGGTGAGTTCCTCCAGGTCAACGCCTACCTGG
Above is a window of Streptomyces sp. NBC_01498 DNA encoding:
- the nagB gene encoding glucosamine-6-phosphate deaminase, whose translation is MEVVIVQDAVAGGELIAETIADLLRRKRDALLGVATGSTPLPVYRALTARVRAGAVDVSGARVAQLDEYVGLPAGHPESYRSVVLREVVEPLGLTEDAFMGPDGTAEDVQAACEAYDRALAEAGGVDLQLLGIGTDGHIGFNEPCSSLASRTRIKTLTRQTREDNARFFASPDEVPHHVITQGIGTILEARHLVLLATGEGKAEAVAQTVEGPVAAVVPASALQLHPHATVVVDEAAASKLKLADYFRATYAAKPDWQGI
- a CDS encoding glycoside hydrolase family 3 protein; protein product: MTTLTHSSDTLTRDALTVLQPGFVGTTAPDWLLRRIGEGLTSVGLFGRNISSPDQLAALTARLRAERDDILVAIDEEGGDVTRLEVRDGSSFPGNYALGSVDDVELTRAVARELGSRLAACGVNLNWAPSADVNSDVDNPVIGVRSFGADPALVARHTAAYVEGLQSAGVAACTKHFPGHGDTAVDSHLALPRIDVDSDTLHARELAPFRSAIAAGSRSVMSAHILLSALDPDRPATLSPQILTGLLREDLGFEGLIVTDGIEMRAIASTYGIGRGSVLALAAGVDAICVGGGLADEETVLRLRDALVAAVREGELPEERLADAAARVRALADWALRARGSSGPGAAVQEGTAPGTDVGLVAARRAVRVTGTGAPLTEAPYVARFAPVANIAVGDETPWGVADELAALLPGTAGDSYVNGAGAAGVLAAAAGRRIVAVVRDQHRHPWMGTVLEDLLRARPDTAVVEMGVDHAEPQGSPHIATYGAARVCGRAAAEALTGRGA
- a CDS encoding carbohydrate ABC transporter permease, which produces MSTSTTAPAPLPAPVKTGQTLRPDRKKSRTVYDVLGLLFAVVMAFPVYWLIISALRPNHEIRSYDQTLWPSSLTFDNFVRAVDQPNFGTAVQSSLIVSVTAVLGGMIIATLAALAIGRFRFFGRRALLMVLILVQMLPPTAMLIPIYAQLNAMGGLDEYWGLIVVYLVSTLPFAIIMIRGFVVNIPVELEESAMVDGCTRMGAFRRVIFPLLAPGLAAASIFALVNAWNEYLFAYILINDNSKYTLNVWLMTFTTERGTDYGALMASSTMIALPVVVFFMIIQKKMATGLTSGAVKG
- a CDS encoding carbohydrate ABC transporter permease: MTAADTQEAAGPPAPPVPRDPKGTPGRPAPERGTDRTTGKRRRKKGELLPFLLILPAIIAIAAVYAFPLTKTVIMSFQDMGRRELWTGEPAPWVGFEQFTNILADSEFWYVTGRTVLFMVVCVGLTMAIGLLVALMMTRLTTWVRLTLTAALIAAWSMPLMVAASIFRWLSDSDYGLLNTLIAKVAGEDFLGHNWFLDPWQGFAIITLLVVWGAIPFVVITLYAALTQVPRELEEAAALDGANVAGIFRFVTWPVIRPVFVMVTTLSVIWDFNVFGQIWLLRGNKPEPEYETLGLYSFSKAFESTSFSQGSAIALITVVLLSGVAVFYLRQLMKTGEVE
- a CDS encoding sugar ABC transporter substrate-binding protein, with translation MKRKLIAAIGVAGMMFSIAACGSDDSGAAKDPKDRSDTVTVWLMVDAQSTWPELVKDVNAQFKAKYPKVKVDVQYQQWADKAKKLDTALGGDKFPDVVELGNTETMQYILNGAVAEIDPEKYDNSDTWIQGLKDTCTYEGKQFCVPYYAGARVAIYNKDMLKKGAGLDTLPTTETEMLAAMDKVAKENGKKDKRSSSLYLPGRYWYAAMSYVAAYDGAIAKYDEGEAQWKASLSTPEAQKGIQHFVDLVKKYNKADQTKDEQDHANVMANEKAALIYGNGWESGSVVDGANNGNPKLEGKILTAGMPGPNGKALPSFIGGSDLAITSKSKVQDLAEEWVSLFTSEKSMEVLAGKNILPNNEKQLEPLKAKPETAPIANAVPDAWFTPIAPGWTSIEKEEVLENMLLDILKGDSVADATKAADAKIDELINEQS
- a CDS encoding GntR family transcriptional regulator — translated: MATDGGSTESESGAATRTARVPKYYRLKRHLLDITETLPPGTPVPPERTLAAEFDTSRTTVRQALQELVVEGRLERIQGKGTFVAKPKVSQALQLTSYTEDMRAQGLEPTSQLLDIGYVTADDTLAGLLDITTGGRVLRIERLRLASGEPMAIETTHLSAKRFPALRRSLVKYTSLYTALAEVYGVHLAEAEETIETSLATPREAGLLGTDVGLPMLMLSRHSIDTAGEPVEWVRSVYRGDRYKFVARLRRPTD
- a CDS encoding carbon starvation CstA family protein; protein product: MQEPAPARATQDSSGRLTPKSIAIWALVALVGAVGWGVLALSRGEDISAAWMLAAALGSYAIAYRFYSRFIANRVLKVDRTRATPAERLDNGVDFHPTDRRVLFGHHFAAVAGAGPLVGPVLAAQMGYLPGTIWIVAGVIFAGAVQDMVTLFFSTRRDGRSLGQIARDEIGPFGGAAALIAVFLIMIILLAVLALVIVNALADSPWGVFSIAMTIPIALFMGVYLRVLRPGRVSEVSLIGVALLLLAIVAGGWVAESSLAGTFTLEAGTLVIWMVVYGFLASVLPVWMLLAPRDYLSTFMKVGTIALLAIGVVVALPTMKMDAITDFASRGDGPVFAGSMFPFVFITIACGALSGFHSLIASGTTPKMVQKETQIRMIGYGAMLTESFVAIMAMITACVIDPGLYFAVNSPAGVIGGTVESASQAVANLGFTISPDQLARAAKDVEESSLLSRTGGAPTFALGMSDIFSSVIGGAGMKAFWYHFAIMFEALFILTTVDAGTRVGRFMLQDMLGNVYKPMRQVSWKPGVWFASAVVVGAWGYFLWVGVHDPLGGINQLFPLFGIANQLLAAVALAVCTTLLVKSGRLKWAWVTAVPLAWDAAVTLTASWQKIFSDDPKVGFFTQRDVYLTGIENGEVIPPAKTMDDMHTVVTNSTVDGVLCALFAILIIVVIADAGRVCYRAIRHPESVKLSETPYVKSELVAPAGMFATPEEKAELAAAEARTKAPSGAGAS
- a CDS encoding YbdD/YjiX family protein, coding for MTPAAKVRHAVGRVRWYVRELTGESAYDHYVAHTRACDPTAEPMTRRAFERSRTDAREADPREGFRCC
- a CDS encoding GNAT family N-acetyltransferase; protein product: MKQVIQPETGFLIRAAEAAEHGLLGEITARAYLDDGLLDFGEDDPYLASLRDVAARAAGAEVLVAAGADGEVLGGVTYAAGGTAWANVAGAGEAEFRMLAVASAARGRGVGKALVLACVERARATEGCVRVRLSTHEKMRAAHRIYERLGFVRTPERDWAPYEELAPLLTYRLEIQGP